A genomic stretch from Angustibacter sp. Root456 includes:
- a CDS encoding carbohydrate ABC transporter permease: MTAPQTDRPTPGAALAPGAASGVVPGDTARSRRRRSTTNQTGAAWLFMTPYLVLFGVFVIAPIVYGVWISLHDYDYTLPGKPWVGLDNYVKLVDPSSTTFSDFWSAMRATGIFTVLSVPLLLVIPLVVALVMNKKFPGRNLFRAIYFAPYVLGVAVVAVIWRFLLDSNIGVVNQYLGAVGLPDNIAWLTSTPAAWVALVGVTVWWTLGFNAVIYLAGLQDISPELYEAARVDGANRWQSFWNVTFPGLRPVLSFVTMITIIASANMFGQAYLMTRGAPGVETRTVIYYITDTGLRNYHMGDAAAMSYVLTVMLMLLSVGVFWLFRERRA; the protein is encoded by the coding sequence ATGACGGCCCCGCAGACCGACCGCCCGACGCCTGGAGCCGCCCTGGCTCCGGGCGCGGCGAGCGGCGTGGTGCCGGGGGACACCGCCCGCAGCCGCCGACGACGCAGCACCACGAACCAGACCGGTGCCGCGTGGCTGTTCATGACGCCCTACCTGGTGCTGTTCGGGGTGTTCGTCATCGCCCCGATCGTCTACGGCGTCTGGATCAGCCTGCACGACTACGACTACACGCTGCCGGGCAAGCCGTGGGTGGGGCTCGACAACTACGTCAAGCTCGTCGACCCGAGCTCCACCACCTTCTCCGACTTCTGGTCGGCGATGCGGGCCACCGGCATCTTCACGGTGCTCAGCGTGCCGTTGCTCCTGGTCATCCCGTTGGTCGTGGCACTGGTGATGAACAAGAAGTTCCCGGGCCGCAACCTGTTCCGCGCGATCTACTTCGCGCCGTACGTCCTCGGCGTCGCCGTCGTCGCCGTGATCTGGCGGTTCCTGCTCGACTCCAACATCGGCGTCGTCAACCAGTACCTCGGGGCCGTCGGCCTGCCGGACAACATCGCCTGGCTGACGTCGACGCCTGCAGCCTGGGTGGCGCTCGTCGGCGTCACCGTGTGGTGGACGCTCGGCTTCAACGCCGTCATCTACCTGGCCGGGCTGCAGGACATCTCGCCCGAGCTCTACGAGGCGGCGCGGGTCGACGGCGCCAACCGGTGGCAGAGCTTCTGGAACGTGACGTTCCCTGGCCTGCGTCCGGTGCTGTCGTTCGTCACGATGATCACGATCATCGCGTCGGCCAACATGTTCGGGCAGGCCTACCTCATGACGCGCGGGGCTCCGGGCGTCGAGACCCGCACGGTCATCTACTACATCACCGACACGGGGCTGCGGAACTACCACATGGGGGACGCCGCGGCGATGTCGTACGTGCTGACGGTGATGCTGATGCTCCTGAGCGTCGGGGTGTTCTGGCTGTTCCGCGAGAGGAGGGCCTGA
- a CDS encoding ABC transporter substrate-binding protein codes for MSELITPDGFSRRRFITLGGAVATGALLSACGGGKSASDTAGGKAAGSTFKGTYDGPAITLSYWNGFTGGDGPFMKKMVEQFMKDHPKITITSNTVEWAQYYQRVPAAVQAGKGPDVGAMHLDQLATNAARNVIVPIDDLATSLGLTADDFPKEVWDAGIYKGKRYGIPLDVHSLAQYYNTDMFKQAGISEAPTDDASMQDALAKLKSAGITYPFWMPSRWPAHLMFLSLLWQFGGEPYAPDGAKATFDSDAGVKALTWMVDIVQKGYSPTNVAQDSQYVGFKNKKLATTWDGIWQINDLKASGLPFALAPLPNIGGQPLAWANSHNFYITRQATSEENKLNAAKTFIDWMSKHSAEWAGAGMIPARKSVRESAKVQDTVQGPIAAQVQNLRFLPPVPGLGDVQAQTLEIAVADAVLGKKQPADALKSAADKATQLMEANKKKFEA; via the coding sequence ATGTCCGAGCTCATCACCCCCGACGGCTTCAGCCGTCGTCGCTTCATCACGCTAGGCGGAGCCGTCGCGACCGGCGCGCTGCTGAGCGCCTGCGGGGGAGGCAAGTCGGCCAGTGACACCGCCGGTGGCAAGGCGGCCGGCAGCACCTTCAAGGGCACCTACGACGGTCCGGCGATCACGCTGTCGTACTGGAACGGCTTCACCGGTGGTGACGGCCCGTTCATGAAGAAGATGGTCGAGCAGTTCATGAAGGACCACCCGAAGATCACCATCACGTCCAACACCGTCGAGTGGGCGCAGTACTACCAGCGCGTCCCCGCTGCGGTGCAGGCCGGCAAGGGCCCGGACGTCGGTGCCATGCACCTCGACCAGCTGGCCACCAACGCCGCCCGCAACGTCATCGTGCCCATCGACGACCTCGCCACGTCGTTGGGCCTGACCGCGGACGACTTCCCGAAGGAGGTCTGGGACGCCGGTATCTACAAGGGCAAGCGGTACGGGATCCCGCTCGACGTCCACTCGCTCGCGCAGTACTACAACACCGACATGTTCAAGCAGGCGGGCATCAGCGAGGCGCCCACGGACGACGCCTCCATGCAGGACGCCCTGGCCAAGCTGAAGTCGGCCGGCATCACGTACCCGTTCTGGATGCCGAGCCGTTGGCCGGCGCACCTGATGTTCCTGTCGCTGCTGTGGCAGTTCGGTGGGGAGCCCTACGCGCCGGACGGTGCCAAGGCCACGTTCGACTCCGACGCAGGCGTCAAGGCACTCACGTGGATGGTCGACATCGTCCAGAAGGGCTACAGCCCGACCAACGTCGCCCAGGACTCGCAGTACGTCGGCTTCAAGAACAAGAAGCTCGCCACGACGTGGGACGGCATCTGGCAGATCAACGACCTCAAGGCGTCGGGGCTGCCGTTCGCGCTGGCGCCCCTGCCGAACATCGGCGGCCAGCCGCTCGCCTGGGCGAACTCCCACAACTTCTACATCACGCGGCAGGCCACCAGCGAGGAGAACAAGCTCAACGCCGCGAAGACGTTCATCGACTGGATGAGCAAGCACTCGGCTGAGTGGGCAGGGGCCGGCATGATCCCGGCGCGCAAGTCGGTGCGCGAGAGCGCGAAGGTGCAGGACACCGTGCAAGGACCGATCGCGGCGCAGGTGCAGAACCTGCGGTTCCTGCCTCCGGTGCCCGGGCTCGGTGACGTGCAGGCCCAGACGCTCGAGATCGCGGTGGCCGACGCGGTGCTCGGCAAGAAGCAGCCCGCCGACGCGCTGAAGTCGGCCGCCGACAAGGCGACCCAGCTGATGGAGGCGAACAAGAAGAAGTTCGAGGCCTGA
- a CDS encoding family 43 glycosylhydrolase: protein MRQGLPAVLTVLSAAALAVTTVAPASASTPTRSGDRYVNPVSAAFADTFADPSVIRGKDGYWYAYGTSDPLRGGEKTPHRIPIARSSDLVTWTYVGDAFSDATVPGWADTSRGAALWAPDIRYVDGQYRMYYVVTETTATDEPNDNAVGLATAPTPAGPWTDSGAPVVGPRRGGAGEPGNFLWTFDPSAVTDTDGSQWLFYGSYYGGIFVQRLTDDGTRVVGDATRVAIDNKFEGAYVVRKNGYWYLFASTANCCAGPTTGYSVQVGRSRDLRGPYVDRDGVPLTASRAGGTPALVQNGNRWVGAGHNAVVTDLAGQDWIAYHAIDRGTPYLDGTDGINRRPMLLDRLDWIGGWPTTRAGAGPSATPQPPPATGGVRSLDDGTVPPSGWAAVGSWTSVADAQSGRAAHSQGPAALVSRRSVGGDVRVEADVRSGGAAVGLAVGDPRARDGVVATVQPKTHRLVLQERRAGRVVRSQTAVLPAGADLARWHSLALDVRRRTAHAQLSSARLGDPLADLTLVLRADPGPRAAVVADAAGAVVDNLSVNRASRPVTRPVRDDVPSRLDPSASDEFTGGALAPGWSWVREDPAATVVDGMLRWPTEAADLTGTSNDAGVLLRDPGAGDWTIQTQVTNDLGTDDVRNFEQGGLVVYVDDDLFVRLSHVAIWNTRQTEFGKEMPYAGRLSYGGTIVGPPDTTTLLRITHHVDPATGEHLLRAWSRRPGDPWVRGGVWALPAGSQLRVGLVSQGGTGATNDFDYFRLYR, encoded by the coding sequence GTGCGACAAGGCCTGCCCGCAGTCCTGACCGTCCTGAGCGCCGCGGCGCTGGCGGTAACCACCGTCGCGCCGGCGTCAGCGTCGACGCCAACGCGCAGCGGCGATCGCTACGTCAACCCGGTGAGCGCGGCGTTCGCCGACACGTTCGCCGACCCCTCAGTCATCCGCGGCAAGGACGGGTACTGGTACGCGTACGGGACGTCTGACCCGCTGCGCGGAGGCGAGAAGACGCCGCACCGCATCCCCATCGCCCGCTCGTCCGACCTCGTGACCTGGACGTACGTGGGCGACGCGTTCAGCGACGCGACGGTGCCCGGTTGGGCCGACACCTCCCGCGGTGCAGCGCTGTGGGCGCCCGACATCCGTTACGTCGACGGCCAGTACCGCATGTACTACGTCGTCACCGAGACCACGGCGACCGACGAGCCGAACGACAACGCCGTCGGCCTGGCCACGGCGCCGACGCCCGCCGGCCCGTGGACCGACAGCGGCGCACCGGTCGTCGGCCCGCGGCGCGGCGGCGCAGGGGAGCCAGGCAACTTCCTGTGGACCTTCGACCCGTCAGCCGTCACCGACACCGACGGCAGCCAGTGGCTGTTCTACGGCTCCTACTACGGCGGCATCTTCGTCCAGCGCCTCACGGACGACGGCACCCGCGTGGTCGGGGACGCCACGCGCGTCGCCATCGACAACAAGTTCGAGGGCGCGTACGTCGTCCGCAAGAACGGTTACTGGTACCTGTTCGCCTCCACCGCGAACTGCTGCGCTGGCCCAACCACCGGGTACAGCGTGCAGGTCGGCCGGTCTCGAGACCTGCGCGGCCCGTACGTCGACCGCGACGGCGTCCCGCTGACGGCGTCCCGGGCAGGTGGCACGCCGGCGTTGGTGCAGAACGGCAACCGCTGGGTCGGGGCCGGTCACAACGCGGTGGTCACCGACCTCGCCGGCCAGGACTGGATCGCCTACCACGCGATCGACCGCGGCACGCCCTACCTCGACGGCACGGACGGCATCAACCGGCGGCCCATGCTGCTCGACCGGCTCGACTGGATCGGCGGCTGGCCGACCACGCGCGCCGGTGCCGGCCCGAGCGCGACCCCGCAGCCCCCGCCGGCCACCGGCGGGGTGCGTAGCCTCGACGACGGCACGGTGCCGCCGTCCGGGTGGGCCGCCGTGGGTAGCTGGACTTCCGTCGCCGACGCGCAGTCCGGCCGCGCTGCTCACTCGCAGGGGCCGGCCGCTCTGGTGAGCCGGCGCTCGGTGGGCGGTGACGTGCGGGTCGAGGCCGACGTCCGCAGTGGCGGCGCGGCCGTCGGCCTGGCGGTCGGTGACCCGCGAGCCCGCGACGGCGTCGTCGCCACCGTGCAGCCGAAGACGCACCGGCTCGTGCTGCAAGAGCGCCGGGCCGGCCGGGTCGTGCGCTCGCAGACCGCCGTCCTGCCCGCCGGGGCCGACCTCGCGAGGTGGCACTCGCTGGCCCTCGACGTCCGGCGCCGCACGGCCCACGCGCAGCTCAGCTCAGCCCGGCTGGGTGACCCCCTGGCCGACCTGACGCTGGTGCTGCGGGCCGACCCCGGCCCGCGCGCTGCCGTGGTCGCCGACGCCGCGGGTGCCGTCGTCGACAACCTCAGCGTGAACCGCGCGTCGCGCCCGGTGACCCGCCCGGTGCGCGACGACGTCCCGAGCCGGCTCGACCCCTCGGCGAGCGACGAGTTCACCGGCGGTGCTCTCGCGCCGGGCTGGTCGTGGGTGCGCGAGGACCCGGCCGCCACGGTGGTCGACGGGATGCTGCGCTGGCCTACCGAGGCGGCGGACCTGACCGGCACGAGCAACGACGCCGGCGTGCTGCTGCGCGATCCCGGCGCCGGCGACTGGACCATCCAGACCCAGGTGACCAACGACCTCGGCACCGACGACGTCCGCAACTTCGAGCAGGGCGGGCTGGTCGTGTACGTCGACGACGACCTGTTCGTCCGGCTGTCGCACGTCGCGATCTGGAACACCCGGCAGACCGAGTTCGGCAAGGAGATGCCGTACGCAGGTCGCCTCTCGTACGGCGGCACGATCGTCGGGCCGCCCGACACCACGACGCTTCTGCGGATCACCCACCACGTCGACCCCGCCACGGGAGAGCACCTGCTGCGCGCGTGGAGCCGGCGCCCGGGTGACCCATGGGTGCGCGGCGGCGTCTGGGCGCTGCCGGCCGGATCCCAGCTGCGCGTCGGCCTGGTCTCGCAGGGCGGCACCGGCGCCACGAACGACTTCGACTACTTCCGTCTGTACCGCTGA
- a CDS encoding alpha-N-arabinofuranosidase, with the protein MGSSGAVLGTARFALDPAFVVAPVDRRLFGSFVEHMGRCVYTGIYEPDHPTADAEGFRQDVADLTRELGVSVVRYPGGNFVSSYRWEDGVGPRAERPTRLDLAWRGIEPNDVGLNDFMTWARRTNVEPMMAVNLGTRGVQEAVDLIEYANHPEGTYFSDLRRSHGAKDPHDIRLWCLGNELDGPWQMGRKTPYEYGRLAAETAKAMRMVDPRIELVAVGSSNSKMPTFGAWEREVLEQTYEHVDYISLHDYYEEREGDLASFLATSVDMDAFIAAVVATADSVGARLRSPKRLKLSFDEWNVWYQAKFVGQQNLDWTFARDLIEDEFNAADAVVVGSLLITLLRHADRVGVACQAQLVNVIAPIRTEAGGTAWRQTIFHPFAHTARLARGTVLRVEPRGPQVDTAAFGPVPALDAVATYDEATGEVVVLAVNRSTSSSLALDVDLRGIEAAHGALRLVEHLVLADDDVRATNSAAHPDRVTAREGRDASTQDGRLAAVLPPVSWTALRLQPSSSQTSTPTFASSQS; encoded by the coding sequence GTGGGGTCTTCAGGAGCCGTGCTCGGCACGGCGCGGTTCGCGCTCGACCCGGCCTTCGTGGTGGCCCCGGTCGACCGCCGGCTGTTCGGCTCCTTCGTCGAGCACATGGGCCGCTGCGTCTACACCGGCATCTACGAGCCCGATCACCCGACGGCGGACGCCGAGGGCTTCCGCCAGGACGTCGCCGACCTCACGCGCGAGCTGGGCGTGTCGGTGGTGCGCTACCCCGGCGGCAACTTCGTCTCGAGCTACCGCTGGGAGGACGGCGTCGGCCCGCGGGCGGAGCGCCCTACGCGGCTCGACCTCGCCTGGCGAGGGATCGAACCGAACGACGTGGGGCTCAACGACTTCATGACGTGGGCCCGCCGCACGAACGTGGAGCCGATGATGGCGGTGAACCTCGGCACGCGCGGGGTCCAGGAGGCCGTCGACCTCATCGAGTACGCGAATCACCCCGAAGGCACCTACTTCTCCGACCTGCGGCGTTCGCACGGCGCCAAGGACCCGCACGACATCCGGTTGTGGTGTCTCGGCAACGAGCTCGACGGCCCGTGGCAGATGGGCCGCAAGACGCCGTACGAGTACGGACGCCTGGCCGCTGAGACGGCGAAGGCCATGCGCATGGTCGACCCACGCATCGAGCTCGTGGCGGTGGGCAGCTCCAACTCGAAGATGCCTACCTTCGGCGCCTGGGAGCGCGAGGTGCTCGAGCAGACGTACGAGCACGTCGACTACATCAGCCTGCACGACTACTACGAGGAGCGTGAGGGTGACCTCGCGTCGTTCCTCGCGACGTCCGTCGACATGGACGCGTTCATCGCGGCCGTGGTGGCGACGGCCGACAGCGTCGGCGCGCGGCTGCGCAGTCCGAAGCGGCTCAAGCTCTCGTTCGACGAGTGGAACGTCTGGTACCAGGCCAAGTTCGTGGGCCAGCAGAACCTCGACTGGACGTTCGCGCGAGACCTCATCGAAGACGAGTTCAACGCCGCGGACGCCGTGGTCGTGGGCAGCCTGCTCATCACCCTGCTGCGCCACGCCGACCGCGTCGGTGTCGCCTGCCAGGCCCAGCTGGTGAACGTCATCGCACCGATCCGCACCGAGGCGGGTGGTACGGCCTGGCGGCAGACGATCTTCCACCCCTTCGCGCACACCGCGCGGCTGGCCCGCGGCACCGTGCTGCGGGTCGAACCTCGTGGCCCGCAGGTCGACACGGCCGCGTTCGGGCCGGTGCCGGCACTCGACGCCGTCGCCACCTACGACGAGGCCACCGGAGAGGTCGTGGTGCTGGCGGTCAACCGCAGCACCAGCTCCTCACTCGCCCTCGACGTCGACCTGCGCGGTATCGAGGCCGCGCACGGCGCGCTGCGGCTCGTCGAGCACCTCGTCCTGGCTGACGACGACGTCCGGGCGACGAACAGCGCTGCGCACCCCGATCGCGTCACCGCCCGCGAGGGCCGTGACGCCAGCACGCAGGACGGCCGGCTCGCGGCCGTGCTGCCTCCGGTCTCCTGGACGGCGCTGCGCCTGCAGCCGAGCTCCAGCCAGACCTCGACCCCCACCTTCGCGTCCTCCCAGAGCTGA
- a CDS encoding LacI family DNA-binding transcriptional regulator has protein sequence MSLRHVAERAGVSIKTVSNVVNGFQHVAPATRERVQAALDELNYRPNLAARQLRSSRTGLIALAVPEIDSPYFAELARHVVRAAEARGWTVLVDQTDGLADRERLVMDGIRSHLIDGLIFSPLASGREELLTRRDSTAMVLLGERVFDGPVDHVAIDNVAAARTAVEHLLGLGRRRVAAIGEQRRESAGTARLRARGYAEALRANDIEPNRALVRFTDSYHRADGAVAMADLLDSGITPDAVFCFNDLMALGALRALAERGVRVPDDVAVVGFDDIEDGRFSTPSLTTIRPDKQAIASRAVDLLAGRLDGSDAEGPHEVEAPFELVVRESTVGGR, from the coding sequence GTGAGCCTGCGTCACGTCGCCGAGCGAGCAGGCGTCTCGATCAAGACGGTGTCGAACGTCGTCAACGGCTTCCAGCACGTCGCGCCGGCGACGCGCGAGCGCGTGCAGGCCGCCCTGGACGAGCTCAACTACCGCCCCAACCTGGCCGCCCGCCAGCTGCGCAGCTCGCGCACCGGCCTCATCGCCCTGGCGGTGCCGGAGATCGACAGTCCCTACTTCGCCGAGCTCGCGCGCCACGTCGTGCGGGCGGCCGAGGCGCGCGGGTGGACCGTGCTGGTCGACCAGACCGATGGCCTCGCCGACCGCGAGCGCCTCGTGATGGACGGCATCCGCAGCCACCTCATCGACGGGCTCATCTTCAGCCCCCTGGCCTCGGGGCGCGAGGAGCTGCTCACCCGCCGCGACAGCACCGCGATGGTGCTGCTCGGCGAGCGGGTCTTCGACGGACCGGTCGACCACGTGGCCATCGACAACGTGGCCGCGGCCCGCACCGCCGTCGAGCACCTGCTCGGGCTGGGACGACGCCGGGTGGCCGCCATCGGCGAGCAGCGCCGCGAGTCCGCCGGCACCGCTCGGCTGCGTGCCCGTGGCTACGCAGAAGCGTTGCGGGCCAACGACATCGAGCCCAACCGGGCGCTGGTGCGGTTTACCGACTCCTACCACCGCGCCGACGGCGCGGTGGCCATGGCCGACCTGCTGGACTCCGGGATCACTCCGGACGCAGTCTTCTGCTTCAACGACCTGATGGCGTTGGGCGCGTTGCGCGCCCTCGCCGAGCGCGGCGTGCGCGTGCCCGACGACGTGGCGGTGGTGGGGTTCGACGACATCGAGGACGGCCGCTTCAGCACACCGAGCCTCACCACCATCCGCCCGGACAAGCAGGCCATCGCCAGCCGCGCGGTCGATCTGCTCGCCGGCCGCCTCGACGGCTCCGACGCCGAGGGCCCGCACGAGGTGGAGGCGCCGTTCGAGCTGGTGGTGCGGGAGAGCACGGTCGGCGGCAGGTGA
- a CDS encoding YeiH family protein: MPDQSSALRRLLAVVPGLGLVAVLTLVAYAVTWALPGINSATAAVVLGALVANLGLHWAPFHDGTRFAAHRLLRVAVVLLGLQLALGQLARLGGVGLAVVVVTVAVTFTGTRLVGRWIGVPGPRALLVATGFAICGASAVAAMKEVADGDDDDAAVAVALVTLCGSIAIFLLPALRGPLGLDVAAFGTWTGASVHDVGQTVATASQVPGALTAAVVVKLSRVVLLAPLVLGVGVLRSRRTADAVATRRPPLVPLFVVGFLAAIALRSSGMLPPAALSVAETTQHLLLTAALVGLGTGIHLATLRRTAGRSLLLALISWVLVAGVAYGGVVLLGA, encoded by the coding sequence GTGCCGGACCAGTCATCAGCCCTTCGTCGGCTGCTGGCCGTCGTTCCCGGGCTGGGGCTCGTCGCGGTGCTGACGCTCGTCGCGTACGCGGTGACGTGGGCGCTGCCGGGCATCAACTCGGCCACGGCCGCCGTGGTGCTCGGTGCGCTGGTGGCGAACCTGGGCCTGCACTGGGCGCCGTTCCACGACGGGACACGGTTCGCCGCGCACCGCCTGCTGCGCGTGGCCGTGGTGCTGCTGGGCCTGCAGCTCGCCCTCGGCCAGCTGGCGAGGCTCGGCGGGGTCGGGCTCGCGGTCGTCGTGGTCACGGTCGCCGTCACCTTCACCGGGACGCGGCTCGTGGGGCGCTGGATCGGCGTCCCGGGCCCGCGAGCCCTGCTCGTCGCGACCGGCTTCGCCATCTGCGGGGCCTCGGCCGTCGCCGCCATGAAGGAGGTGGCCGACGGCGACGACGACGACGCCGCCGTGGCGGTCGCTCTGGTGACGTTGTGCGGCAGCATCGCGATCTTCCTGCTCCCAGCCTTGCGCGGGCCGCTCGGCCTGGACGTCGCGGCCTTCGGCACCTGGACGGGCGCCAGCGTGCACGACGTCGGCCAGACCGTCGCGACCGCGAGCCAGGTGCCGGGTGCGCTCACCGCCGCCGTGGTGGTGAAGCTGAGCCGCGTCGTCCTGCTCGCACCGCTGGTGCTCGGGGTGGGCGTGCTGCGCAGCCGGCGCACGGCCGACGCCGTGGCCACCCGGCGCCCGCCCCTGGTGCCGCTGTTCGTGGTCGGTTTCCTCGCCGCGATCGCCCTGCGCAGCAGCGGGATGCTGCCGCCCGCTGCGCTGTCGGTCGCCGAGACGACGCAGCACCTGCTGCTCACCGCCGCCCTGGTGGGTCTGGGGACCGGCATCCACCTCGCGACCCTGCGCCGGACGGCGGGACGCAGCCTGCTGCTCGCCCTCATCAGCTGGGTGCTTGTGGCCGGCGTCGCCTACGGGGGAGTCGTGCTGCTCGGCGCGTGA
- the crcB gene encoding fluoride efflux transporter CrcB → MSHPPRRDGPVLLTIGAGGALGSAARWALAHVAPSAPGHVPWATFGVNVSGCLALGVLMVLVVDVWPPRRFVRPFLGVGVLGGYTTFSTYALETRSLLVDGRPGLAAAYLLGSLLAGLLAVWVALTLTRALVVRTRRAHRRHRGDGA, encoded by the coding sequence GTGAGCCACCCACCGCGTCGCGACGGCCCGGTGCTGCTCACCATCGGCGCGGGCGGCGCGCTCGGCTCGGCGGCCCGCTGGGCCCTGGCGCACGTCGCCCCGTCGGCGCCTGGCCACGTCCCGTGGGCGACCTTCGGGGTGAACGTCAGCGGGTGCCTGGCCCTCGGCGTCCTCATGGTGCTGGTGGTCGACGTGTGGCCGCCGCGGCGCTTCGTGCGCCCCTTCCTCGGCGTGGGAGTGCTCGGCGGGTACACGACCTTCTCGACCTACGCGCTCGAGACGCGGTCGCTGCTCGTCGACGGGCGGCCGGGCCTGGCCGCCGCGTACCTTCTGGGCTCACTGCTCGCCGGGCTGCTCGCGGTGTGGGTGGCGCTGACCCTCACCCGAGCCCTGGTCGTCCGGACCCGCCGCGCCCACCGGCGCCACCGAGGGGACGGCGCATGA
- the crcB gene encoding fluoride efflux transporter CrcB: MTLLLVLVGGFVGAPLRYVIDQHVRSRQGSAMPWGTLTVNVLGSLVLGAVVGASTAAGWPSWVATLVGTGFCGALTTFSTFGFETVRLVEDGAVGSALVNVVASLAAGLLAAFGGWAAAAALVTAVS, translated from the coding sequence ATGACGCTGCTGCTCGTGCTGGTCGGCGGCTTCGTCGGAGCACCGCTGCGCTACGTGATCGACCAGCACGTGCGGTCGCGGCAGGGGTCGGCCATGCCGTGGGGCACGCTCACCGTCAACGTGCTGGGCTCGCTCGTGCTGGGCGCGGTGGTGGGCGCGAGCACCGCGGCCGGGTGGCCGTCGTGGGTGGCGACCCTCGTCGGCACCGGGTTCTGCGGCGCGCTGACGACGTTCTCGACGTTCGGCTTCGAGACCGTGCGACTGGTCGAGGACGGCGCCGTGGGCAGCGCGCTGGTCAACGTCGTCGCCAGCCTGGCTGCGGGCCTTCTGGCCGCCTTCGGGGGCTGGGCGGCCGCGGCCGCGCTCGTCACGGCCGTCAGCTGA
- a CDS encoding universal stress protein: MRSRCALVVGFDRNPTSRAALGFAVDLAQRLAADVHVVHAIDLSDYPVDPDSATWEDDAQAAVAGERALAAEALKDFTGAWTYRQAHGEPAEVLASVADEVDALMVVVGSRREGPGAAISHLVSPSVSKRLLGHAATRPVLVVPRVAALS, from the coding sequence GTGAGGAGCCGCTGCGCGCTGGTCGTCGGCTTCGACCGCAACCCCACGAGCCGGGCCGCGCTGGGGTTCGCGGTCGACCTGGCGCAGCGGCTCGCTGCCGACGTGCACGTCGTGCACGCCATCGACCTGTCGGACTACCCGGTCGACCCGGACTCGGCCACGTGGGAGGACGACGCGCAGGCCGCCGTCGCCGGTGAGCGGGCGTTGGCGGCCGAGGCGCTCAAGGACTTCACCGGGGCGTGGACCTACCGGCAGGCGCACGGCGAGCCGGCTGAGGTGCTGGCCAGCGTCGCCGACGAGGTCGACGCGCTCATGGTCGTCGTCGGGAGCCGGCGCGAGGGGCCGGGTGCGGCCATCAGCCACCTGGTCAGCCCGTCGGTGAGCAAGCGGCTGCTCGGCCACGCGGCCACGCGACCCGTGCTGGTCGTGCCGCGCGTGGCGGCGCTCAGCTGA
- a CDS encoding SRPBCC family protein has product MPVTSVHQDPEALTMTVVADFAAPLERLWDAYADPRQLERFWGPPTYPATFTRHDMYVGGRSAYAMTGPEGDVSRGYWEFLDVKAPFSFEVRDGFAHADGTPNNDLPSMRMTFAFEATPGGSRLTTTTYFASMAELEQLVGMGMEEGMRQAMGQIDDVLADLHTFAADLPAAAQVLSDTQVRVARVIRGSVQQVWDAHHDPKLLQQWLLGPDGWSMPTCETGTEVGQTYRYEWRQDDGGATFGSTGEVLEIAAPHRAVTSERMYGDGIPDDAPATTNELTLTPTDGGTLLSLVITYPDAQTRDIVLGTGMVGGMETSYERLERTVLAG; this is encoded by the coding sequence ATGCCCGTCACGTCCGTCCACCAAGACCCCGAAGCCCTGACGATGACCGTCGTCGCGGACTTCGCCGCCCCCCTGGAACGCCTCTGGGACGCCTACGCCGACCCGCGCCAGCTCGAGAGGTTCTGGGGGCCGCCGACGTACCCGGCGACGTTCACCCGGCACGACATGTACGTCGGCGGCCGCTCGGCGTACGCGATGACCGGCCCGGAGGGAGACGTCTCGCGCGGCTACTGGGAGTTCCTCGACGTCAAGGCGCCGTTCTCCTTCGAGGTGCGCGACGGCTTCGCCCACGCCGACGGCACGCCCAACAACGACCTGCCCTCGATGCGCATGACCTTCGCGTTCGAAGCCACCCCAGGCGGTTCGCGGCTCACCACCACCACGTACTTCGCCAGCATGGCCGAGCTCGAGCAGCTGGTCGGCATGGGCATGGAGGAGGGCATGCGCCAGGCCATGGGCCAGATCGACGACGTGCTCGCCGACCTGCACACGTTCGCCGCCGACCTGCCGGCCGCGGCCCAGGTGCTCAGCGACACCCAGGTACGCGTCGCCCGGGTCATCCGCGGCTCGGTGCAGCAGGTGTGGGACGCCCACCACGACCCGAAGCTGCTGCAGCAGTGGCTGCTCGGGCCGGACGGCTGGTCCATGCCGACGTGCGAGACCGGCACCGAGGTCGGCCAGACCTACCGTTACGAGTGGCGCCAGGACGACGGGGGAGCGACCTTCGGGTCCACCGGGGAGGTGCTCGAGATCGCCGCGCCGCACCGCGCCGTCACCTCCGAGCGGATGTACGGCGACGGCATCCCGGACGACGCACCGGCCACCACCAACGAGCTCACCCTCACACCCACGGACGGCGGCACGCTGCTCTCGCTCGTGATCACCTACCCCGACGCCCAGACCCGCGACATCGTCCTGGGCACCGGCATGGTGGGTGGTATGGAGACCAGCTACGAGCGGCTCGAGCGCACGGTGCTCGCCGGCTGA